A single genomic interval of Flavihumibacter rivuli harbors:
- a CDS encoding ATP-binding protein, whose amino-acid sequence MIRRSSLHDTSLLLQEFPVLVLSGPRQVGKSTFTRQLSRNLVYPPVFFDLREENDLRLLSHDPAFLLEQYVNNCVIIEGIERLPALIPSMAEIIGQDKRPGRFILTGSVSPAWLKKALPPEQAGQFAFLELTPLHFREARNGKISMQRHWFRGGFPLSLTAKNEANGQRFLVELVRDYVEKDLSRISGVNISERVMRNFWQMLAANNGAVWNAETYARSLGVSSPTVKRYLEILEAAMLVRQLPSWTLNSAKRLVKAPKVYIRDSGILHAMNRIAGQDQLPMNIAVGASWEGYVVEQIAAVLPQHLNLSYYRTHHGAECDLVLSEGNKPVMAIDIKFSSKPSLSRGFYVGMSDLNLHQGWVIVPKGPLSKPEPSINCIGLTEFLDQIESII is encoded by the coding sequence TTGATCAGGAGAAGCTCCTTACATGATACCAGTTTGCTTTTGCAGGAATTTCCAGTGCTTGTGCTATCAGGACCAAGGCAGGTTGGTAAATCTACTTTTACCAGGCAGCTATCCAGGAACCTGGTTTATCCGCCGGTATTTTTTGACCTGAGGGAAGAAAATGACCTTAGGCTCTTATCCCATGATCCGGCCTTCCTGCTGGAACAGTATGTCAACAATTGTGTCATAATCGAAGGAATTGAGCGCCTGCCTGCATTAATTCCCTCCATGGCGGAGATCATTGGACAGGATAAGCGGCCGGGAAGGTTTATCCTCACCGGGTCCGTCTCACCGGCCTGGTTGAAAAAGGCCTTGCCCCCTGAACAGGCTGGACAGTTTGCCTTTCTGGAGCTTACCCCCCTGCACTTCAGGGAGGCCCGCAATGGCAAGATCAGTATGCAGCGGCATTGGTTCAGGGGAGGCTTCCCCCTTTCCCTCACCGCTAAAAATGAAGCCAATGGACAACGTTTCCTGGTGGAACTGGTAAGGGATTATGTGGAAAAGGACCTTTCGAGGATCTCCGGGGTCAATATCTCGGAACGCGTGATGAGGAATTTCTGGCAGATGCTGGCGGCCAATAACGGGGCAGTATGGAATGCTGAAACCTATGCACGTTCCCTTGGAGTAAGCAGCCCAACCGTAAAACGTTACCTGGAGATCCTGGAAGCAGCCATGCTGGTACGGCAACTTCCCTCCTGGACCCTCAATAGCGCCAAAAGACTGGTCAAAGCCCCCAAAGTGTATATCCGCGACAGCGGTATTCTTCATGCCATGAACCGTATTGCCGGCCAGGACCAGCTTCCCATGAACATTGCAGTAGGGGCTTCCTGGGAAGGTTATGTGGTGGAGCAAATTGCTGCTGTGCTGCCCCAACACCTTAACCTCTCCTATTACCGCACCCATCATGGGGCGGAATGCGACCTGGTCCTGTCCGAAGGGAACAAACCGGTAATGGCCATCGACATTAAATTCTCCTCAAAACCAAGCCTGTCAAGGGGTTTCTATGTTGGAATGAGCGACCTGAACCTCCATCAAGGCTGGGTGATCGTACCAAAAGGCCCCCTATCAAAACCCGAGCCCTCCATCAACTGCATAGGCCTGACTGAATTCCTGGACCAGATTGAAAGCATCATATAA